The following are encoded in a window of Telmatobacter sp. DSM 110680 genomic DNA:
- a CDS encoding recombinase family protein, with product MAKRNGKRVGYVRVSSIDQNTIRQLDGVQLDKVFTDKASGKDTNRPQLKALMDFLRADDILVVHSMDRLARNISDLLRIVQTLNERGVVVRFEKESLTFSGDDSAMSKLMLTIMGGVAEFEREMIKERQREGIAKAKQAGKYTGRKSTFKTAQIQSIRERALAGEHKAALAREFGVTRQTIYNILAA from the coding sequence ATGGCAAAACGGAATGGCAAAAGGGTCGGGTACGTCCGAGTGAGTAGCATCGACCAGAACACGATCCGCCAACTCGACGGCGTTCAGCTTGACAAGGTGTTCACGGATAAAGCCAGTGGCAAGGACACGAATAGACCTCAGCTAAAGGCCCTAATGGACTTTCTGAGAGCAGATGACATTTTGGTGGTTCACAGCATGGACAGGCTGGCTCGGAACATCAGTGACCTGCTCAGGATTGTCCAAACGCTGAACGAACGTGGAGTGGTCGTTCGGTTCGAAAAGGAGTCGCTGACCTTTTCAGGAGATGATTCGGCAATGTCCAAGTTGATGCTGACGATCATGGGAGGCGTAGCTGAGTTCGAGAGAGAAATGATAAAAGAGCGTCAACGTGAAGGTATCGCCAAAGCAAAACAGGCCGGTAAATATACCGGGAGAAAATCTACTTTCAAAACTGCTCAGATTCAGTCGATTCGTGAGCGGGCGTTGGCTGGTGAGCACAAGGCGGCACTGGCACGGGAATTTGGTGTAACGAGGCAGACGATCTACAACATATTGGCGGCGTAG
- a CDS encoding superinfection immunity protein translates to MLWYLVLMWIVLAGVGLAAYLIPSMVAFKIRHPWRWWILAINAFSGWTVLGWFGLLILIPVSGGVLERRKLEGRSSALAPSISGSTGKCSNCKDAYLSGEDVCPSCGRLLEKSVAADNRAIILLVGVLVLIAVIVVYITLDNGGTSKQIQMRQVLNDPKPTQQMGDGVQAGIGVDTPKQSDKPCDVPSIHFKSQFDVPPPPTGENMAATLEAIRQNPTLDAATIEEMKKEAMKKDADNSARGHQTTNDIDTFDPDTEIGHRMNGLLVDMDNALSNFLAHNDIALNEYKGASYASSDGNVETAQKEYQAGVTMGEAADKNKEALRELASNFAASWQQLDYCYKIQFANETIWPNEAVKTEPDIFVVINADGSLNYVGAHDSKSSAFRVKLYPSNW, encoded by the coding sequence ATGCTTTGGTACTTGGTTCTAATGTGGATCGTGCTTGCGGGTGTGGGTTTGGCGGCCTATCTCATTCCCTCGATGGTGGCATTCAAGATAAGACATCCGTGGCGGTGGTGGATTCTAGCCATCAACGCTTTCAGTGGTTGGACCGTCCTAGGTTGGTTCGGTCTTCTCATTCTCATCCCCGTTTCGGGTGGAGTGTTAGAGAGAAGAAAGTTGGAAGGACGGTCGTCTGCTCTTGCCCCTTCTATAAGTGGTTCCACAGGAAAATGTTCAAATTGCAAAGACGCCTACCTTTCGGGCGAAGATGTCTGTCCGAGCTGTGGCAGATTACTGGAAAAAAGCGTAGCCGCAGATAACAGGGCAATTATTCTCTTAGTCGGTGTGCTGGTGCTGATCGCCGTAATTGTCGTTTACATCACGCTCGACAATGGCGGCACGTCGAAGCAGATACAAATGAGGCAGGTGCTAAACGACCCGAAGCCGACTCAACAAATGGGAGACGGAGTTCAAGCTGGCATCGGCGTAGACACCCCGAAGCAAAGTGATAAGCCATGCGATGTTCCGAGCATTCATTTCAAGAGCCAGTTTGACGTGCCTCCGCCGCCGACAGGTGAGAACATGGCAGCCACACTTGAGGCCATAAGGCAAAATCCGACCTTGGATGCCGCCACGATTGAGGAGATGAAGAAAGAAGCGATGAAGAAGGATGCCGACAACTCAGCTCGGGGGCATCAGACGACAAACGATATTGATACATTCGATCCCGATACAGAAATTGGACATCGTATGAATGGATTGCTGGTTGATATGGATAATGCCCTCAGCAATTTCTTAGCCCATAACGACATCGCATTGAATGAATACAAAGGGGCCTCTTACGCATCATCGGACGGGAATGTCGAAACCGCGCAAAAGGAATATCAAGCTGGAGTGACTATGGGGGAGGCCGCCGACAAAAATAAAGAAGCCCTTAGAGAGTTAGCATCAAACTTTGCTGCTTCGTGGCAACAACTTGATTACTGCTACAAAATCCAGTTTGCCAACGAAACAATCTGGCCAAACGAAGCTGTCAAAACTGAACCAGATATATTTGTAGTGATCAATGCCGATGGAAGTCTCAATTATGTGGGTGCGCACGACTCCAAAAGCAGCGCCTTCCGAGTAAAGCTTTATCCATCGAATTGGTGA